Within the Acidimicrobiales bacterium genome, the region CCTCGTTCGTGTCCTTCACGCTCGGTGCGATCGTGCCGCTGCTGCCGTGGCTCTTCGGCACCGGCGCCACCACGGCGCGCGTGGTCGCCTCGATGGTGCTGGCCGCCGGTGCGGCGGTGGCCGTCGGCTGGGTGCTCGGGCGCTTCACCGGGCGCTCGCCCGCGAAGGTCGCGGCGCGCCAACTCATCCTGGCGTCGATCAGCGCGGCGATCGCCTTTGGCATCGGTCACGCCGTCGGCGCCACCGTCTAGTGGCCAAGCCGCGCACGCCCAAGGGGCGCGCCCGCCTCACCAACGAGCGCCTCAAGGAGGCGTATCCCGACGCCCTGTGCGCACTCGTGCACGACAACCCGTTTCAGTTGCTCGTGGCCACGATCCTTTCCGCGCAGTCCACCGACGAGATGGTGAACAAGGTCACGCCCGGGTTGTTCGCCGTCTACCCCGACGCCGAGTCGATGGCGGCGGCGTCGCCCGCCGACATCGAACCGCTGGTGCAGAACCTGGGGCTCTTCCGCAACAAGGCGAAGAGCCTCGCCGGTATGGCGGCGGCACTCGTCGAGCGCCACAACGGCGAGGTGCCGACGACCCACGAAGAGCTGACAGCGCTGCCGGGCGTGGGCCGCAAGACGGCCAACGTCGTGCGCTCGGTGGCGTTCCGGTTGCCGGGACTCCCCGTCGACACCCACGTCGGGCGCATCTCGCGCCTGCTCGGGCTGACGGAGGAGACCGACCCGGTCAAGGTCGAGCACGCGCTCGGCGCCATGCTGCCGCCGGGGGACTGGGGTGACTTCTCGCTGCGGATGATCCTGCACGGCCGCGCCATCTGCATCGCCAACCGCCCGCGGTGCGAGATCTGCCCGCTGAACGATTTTTGCCCGTCAGCCTTTCGAGCGTTCCGCTCGAAACCCTGACGGCTGTCCCTTCGGTTCGCTCCGCCCGAGGGCTCCGCTCACGGTGCGGCGGGGACCCCATCCCCGCCGCCGCCCGTTGCGTCCTCCGATCACTGACGGCTGTTTACCAACTTCGTCAGGCGGCGCAC harbors:
- the nth gene encoding endonuclease III, whose translation is MAKPRTPKGRARLTNERLKEAYPDALCALVHDNPFQLLVATILSAQSTDEMVNKVTPGLFAVYPDAESMAAASPADIEPLVQNLGLFRNKAKSLAGMAAALVERHNGEVPTTHEELTALPGVGRKTANVVRSVAFRLPGLPVDTHVGRISRLLGLTEETDPVKVEHALGAMLPPGDWGDFSLRMILHGRAICIANRPRCEICPLNDFCPSAFRAFRSKP